The Gemmatimonadaceae bacterium genomic sequence CCATGCATCCCCGCGCCGCACGCGCCACTCGGCAACCAGCGTGTCGCCATCGCCCACCGCACGGAGGAACCGGCCGAGCGAGGCGGCGTCGTCGGGATGCACGAGCGACGACAACGACCGGCCCTCGATGGTATCCGTATTCTCCGCGAACAGGTCGGCCACCGCCGGGCTCGCGTACGAGATCACGCCCTCGGCCGAAATGATCAGCGTGACGTCGCTCGACTGCTGAACCAGGGCGCGGAAGCGCGCCTCGCTGGCGACCAGCCGATCGACTTCGCCCTGAACACGGGCAAAGGCGCGTATGAGCAGAAGGACCACCGCACCAATCGAGAGCAGCGCGATGACGGTCAACCGGCTCAGGCTCGCACTGTCCGAGGCGATGACGACGCTCCCGACCGCGACGATGACCGCCGGCCAAAGCCCGCGGGCCACCCGCAGGCGTGCACCAGCGCGAGGCGGTCGAAACGTCTCCATTGGCATCCTCGAATGACGGCTGGCTGACGGGAGGGTCACGCGCCGGGTCCGTCGCGTCACCCAATGTTGCGCCGATCCACCTATCTTCCCCCCGATGACGCGCGAGATCACGACCCCGGCCGAACTGCCCGAAGAGGGCGTCGTCGAGCTGTCGCTGCGGCCGCAGCGCCTGGCCGAGTTCATCGGTCAGGAAAAGGTGAAGGAAAGCCTCCGGATCGCCGTCGAGGCCGCGCTCGCCCGGCGCGAACCGCTCGATCACACGCTTTTCTTCGGCCCACCAGGCCTCGGAAAGACCACGCTCGGCGAGCTCATCGCCCGGGAACTCGGCGTGAACATCAGGACCACGTCGGGACCCGCGCTGGAGAAGTCCGGAGACCTGGTCGGGATGCTGACCAACCTGCGACAGGGGGACATCCTCTTCATTGATGAGATCCACCGGCTACGGCCGGCCCTCGAAGAGTTCCTCTACCCGGCGATGGAGGACTACAAGGTCGACATTCGGCTTTCGGAGGGTCCCAAGGCGCAGACGATCACGATGCCTGTCGAACCGTTCACGCTGATCGGTGCGACGACCCGGCAGGGGATGCTCACCCCGCCGATGCGGGCCCGGTTCGGGATCGTGCAGCGGCTCAACTACTACCCCACCGAAGACCTGGAATTGATCGTCCGGCGCACGGCCGACGTGCTGCGGGTCGACGTGGACCTCGACGGCGCCCGCGAGATCGCCCGGCGCTCACGCGGGACCCCGCGTATCGCCAACCGACTGCTCCGCCGCGTGCGCGACTACGCCCAGGTGCGCGCGGCCGGCCACATCACCCTCGGTACGGCCAACGACGCGCTGCAGCTGCTCGACGTGGATGAGTTCGGACTGGACGACATGGACGCGCGCATTCTCCGGACGATCATCGAGAAGTTCGACGGCGGCCCGGTCGGCGTGGGGTCCATCGCGGCCGCAGTCGCTGAAGACCCGGGAACGATCGAGGAAGTCTACGAGCCGTTCCTTGTGCAGAACGGCTTCCTCCATCGCACGCCGCGTGGGCGCGTCGCGAGCCCGCTGGCGTATCGCCACTTCGGCTACGTGGCCCCGGATCGGAATGGCGAACAGGGCAAGCTGTTCTGATCGGAGCGTCACCGGAGCACGAGGATGACGCGGCGCAGCTTCCGATGAAGACGTCGGACTTCGACTTCCACCTGCCACCCGAACGCATCGCCCAATCGCCCGCGGCCCGTCGCGATGGGAGCCGATTGATGGTCGTCGATCGCGCGACGGGAGCCATTCGGCACGGGAGGTTCCCGGACCTCGTCGACCTCATGCCGAGGGGTGATGCGCTCGTGGTGAACACCACGCGGGTGATGCGGGCGAGGCTCCTCGGGGAACGCGACTCGGGCGCGCCTGCGGAGGTCCTGCTGCTGCGCGAAGAACCCGACGGGCGGTGGGAGGCGATGGTCCATCCGGGCGGAAAGCTCAAGCCGGGACGTCGGGTGCGCGTGGCGCCGGGGTTCGACGTCGTCGTCGAGGAAACGACCGAGCGCAGAACGCGACGCGTGCGGCTCGAGACGGCTTTGCCCGTGCATGAAGCCATCGAGCGTCATGGGCACGTGCCGCTTCCCCCCTACATCGATCGGCCGGACGCCCCGGAAGACGCCGAGCGCTACCAGACCGTGTACGCGCGATCGAGCGGGTCCGTCGCCGCGCCAACGGCGGGGCTGCATTTCACGCCCGATGTACTCGCCGCGTTGTCGGCAAAGGGCGTCGCGCGCATCGACGTGTTGCTCCACGTGGGCGCGGGCACGTTCAAGCCGGTGGAGGTTGAAGACCCCGCCGAGCACGTGATGCACGAGGAGTGGTGTGAGGTCACCGCGTCCGCGGCCAGCGCCATCGCCGGCACCAGGCAGCACGGGGGCCGCGTCTGGGCCGTGGGAACGACGTCGGTGAGGACGCTGGAGAGCATGGCGACACGCGACGGACTCGTGCGGGAGGGGACGATGTCCACCCGGGCCTTCTTCAGGCCTGGCTACCGCTTTCGTGTCGTGGATCACCTGGTGACCAACTTCCATTTGCCGCGCTCGACGCTCATCATGCTCGTCGCCGCGTTCGCGGGGTACGAGCTCACGATGGAGGCGTATCGCATCGCGATCCGGGAGGGTTACCGTTTCTACTCATATGGCGATGCGATGGTGGTCCTCTGAACGCTTGCGCCCGCGTCGGGCGCTGCTCGCGCTCACCCTGGCGGCGTGCGTGCAAAGCACGACGCGCGCGTTCCTCCCCTCGCCGCAGAACCCGGTGTACTCTCCGACACAGGCGCAGCCGGTGCTTGGGGAGTACCTGCGCCTGCAGTGCCCGGCGTTTCGTCAGGCCCAACGGCCCGACACAGGCATCGTGCGCTTCATCGTGTCGCTGGACAGTGCGGGCACCGCGACGCGCGCCGAACTCGCGAAGGCCAGTGGCGATCAGCTCGTCGACGAAGTCTTTGGCACGGTCGCCGCGCAGCTGCGGCTCCCGGTCGACAGCACCCGCGCCCGCTCCCGGCGTGAGACCGTCGACATGCACTACCGCTGCGCCGGCGACTCGGCGTTCGTGACGATCCGATAGCGCGCGACCGGACCACTTTCGCTCACGTCGTGCCTTCCTTCGATTTCACGATCAGCGCTACGTGTGGCGCTGCGCGCGCGGCCCGCTTCGAAACCCCACACGGCCCCGTCGAGACGCCGGTGTTCATGCCGGTCGGCACGCTGGCGACGGTGAAATCGCTCGACCCGGACGACTTGTTTCGCGCCGGTGCAAGTATGATCCTGGCCAACGCGTACCACCTGCACTTGCGCCCCGGCGACGAACTCGTGCGCGACCTCGGTGGCCTGCACCGCTTCATGCGCTGGCCCGGGCCGATCCTCACGGACTCCGGCGGATTTCAGGTCTTCTCGCTGGAAACGCTGCGCACCGTGAGCGAAGACGGCGTCGAGTTCCGCTCCCACATCGACGGATCGAAACGCTGGTTCACCCCCGAAAGCGTCATGCAGATCGAGCGCAACCTCGGGGCCGACGTGATCATGCAGTTCGACCATGTGATCCCCGGACAATCGGAGCGGGCTGCGGCGCTCGAGGCGAGTGAACGAAGCATTCGGTGGCTCGAGCGCTGCCGAACGGCGCTGGCCCTGATGGAAGAGCCGGCGACCCGAGTCGGGCCCGCCGAGGGTACGCCTGCGGACGGATCGATCGGCGGATCGCCCAGCTGCGCACAGGCGCTGTTTCCGGTGATCCAGGGCGGCGTCCACGACGACCTGCGCCGTGACGCGGCCCGACGGGCGCAGAACGTTGGCGATTGGGTCGGTTTCGGGATCGGAGGGCTATCGGTCGGTGAGCCAAAACCTGACATGTATCGCACGCTCGAGGTCCTGCATCCCGAGTTGCCAGGCGACCGTCCGCGCTACCTCATGGGGGTCGGATTCCCGGAGGACCTGATCGAGGGCGTGCGGCGGGGCGTCGACCTCTTCGATTGCGTGGCGCCCACCCGCATGGGTCGCAACGGCACGGCCTTCACGAGCGACGGACGCGTCAACATCAAGCGTGCGGAGTTTCGCGCGGACCCCGGCCCGCTGGACGCGACCTGCGACTGCGCGACCTGCCGACGGTTCTCCCGGGCCTACCTCAGGCACCTGTACATCGCCGACGAGCTGCTGGGGCTGCGCCTCCTCTCCCTGCACAATGTACATTTCCTGACCAGCCTGATGCGCGACGCGCGCCGGGCCATCGTCAGCGGCACATTCGATCACTGGGCCGACGAGGCGCTTCGCCGGCTGACGCCCACACCCTCCGCCAGTTCCCGCGATGATCGCGCACCTGCTTCCTGAGTCGTTCCTCCTCCAGGCCGCTGCCCCCGGGGGATCGCTCATGCCGTTCCTGTTCCAGCTCGCTGCGATCTCGGCGATCATCTACTTCTTCATGATCCGACCGCAGCAGAAGCAGCGCAAAGCCCACGAGGAGCGGCTGCGCAACCTCAAGCGCGGCGACACGGTCGTCACCTCGGGCGGCATCGTGGGCGAGATCGTGCACATGAAGGACGCGGCGTCGGCCGGCATGGACGACCAGCTCACCATCAAGTCGGCGGAGTCGCGACTCATCGTCGAGCGGGGC encodes the following:
- the tgt gene encoding tRNA guanosine(34) transglycosylase Tgt yields the protein MPSFDFTISATCGAARAARFETPHGPVETPVFMPVGTLATVKSLDPDDLFRAGASMILANAYHLHLRPGDELVRDLGGLHRFMRWPGPILTDSGGFQVFSLETLRTVSEDGVEFRSHIDGSKRWFTPESVMQIERNLGADVIMQFDHVIPGQSERAAALEASERSIRWLERCRTALALMEEPATRVGPAEGTPADGSIGGSPSCAQALFPVIQGGVHDDLRRDAARRAQNVGDWVGFGIGGLSVGEPKPDMYRTLEVLHPELPGDRPRYLMGVGFPEDLIEGVRRGVDLFDCVAPTRMGRNGTAFTSDGRVNIKRAEFRADPGPLDATCDCATCRRFSRAYLRHLYIADELLGLRLLSLHNVHFLTSLMRDARRAIVSGTFDHWADEALRRLTPTPSASSRDDRAPAS
- the ruvB gene encoding Holliday junction branch migration DNA helicase RuvB; this translates as MTREITTPAELPEEGVVELSLRPQRLAEFIGQEKVKESLRIAVEAALARREPLDHTLFFGPPGLGKTTLGELIARELGVNIRTTSGPALEKSGDLVGMLTNLRQGDILFIDEIHRLRPALEEFLYPAMEDYKVDIRLSEGPKAQTITMPVEPFTLIGATTRQGMLTPPMRARFGIVQRLNYYPTEDLELIVRRTADVLRVDVDLDGAREIARRSRGTPRIANRLLRRVRDYAQVRAAGHITLGTANDALQLLDVDEFGLDDMDARILRTIIEKFDGGPVGVGSIAAAVAEDPGTIEEVYEPFLVQNGFLHRTPRGRVASPLAYRHFGYVAPDRNGEQGKLF
- the queA gene encoding tRNA preQ1(34) S-adenosylmethionine ribosyltransferase-isomerase QueA; the encoded protein is MKTSDFDFHLPPERIAQSPAARRDGSRLMVVDRATGAIRHGRFPDLVDLMPRGDALVVNTTRVMRARLLGERDSGAPAEVLLLREEPDGRWEAMVHPGGKLKPGRRVRVAPGFDVVVEETTERRTRRVRLETALPVHEAIERHGHVPLPPYIDRPDAPEDAERYQTVYARSSGSVAAPTAGLHFTPDVLAALSAKGVARIDVLLHVGAGTFKPVEVEDPAEHVMHEEWCEVTASAASAIAGTRQHGGRVWAVGTTSVRTLESMATRDGLVREGTMSTRAFFRPGYRFRVVDHLVTNFHLPRSTLIMLVAAFAGYELTMEAYRIAIREGYRFYSYGDAMVVL
- the yajC gene encoding preprotein translocase subunit YajC; the encoded protein is MIAHLLPESFLLQAAAPGGSLMPFLFQLAAISAIIYFFMIRPQQKQRKAHEERLRNLKRGDTVVTSGGIVGEIVHMKDAASAGMDDQLTIKSAESRLIVERGRIAKVLGDSGTANPSQ